Proteins encoded in a region of the Actinomycetota bacterium genome:
- a CDS encoding amino acid ABC transporter substrate-binding protein, with amino-acid sequence MRRTTASRTTVMLGLAILAVALLAAAACSPKPEAKLTPKVAPPVIGQPGVLRAGVDLGYPPFGGTDKGVNAGLDVDVAAALAERLGLTLQLVSVTPSDAVAALTSGTVDVVIAALPVDGPLLADVTFAGSYVSDGPCFFTADESAPGTASAATSVAPAAVETLSIDALGERAVGVQSETASYWLLEDELGPGVAIVFPTLREALQALSEHQLAVVVADGLTASYIARDFPNVRYAGQAASAKPLGVAVAKDATGLEEAVREALDGLAADGVLDQLRSKWSTPLPELEVERTEP; translated from the coding sequence ATGCGCCGCACCACCGCGAGCCGCACCACGGTCATGCTCGGCCTAGCCATCCTCGCCGTGGCGCTGCTCGCGGCCGCGGCGTGCTCGCCCAAGCCCGAGGCCAAGCTCACGCCGAAGGTCGCCCCGCCCGTGATCGGGCAGCCCGGCGTGCTGCGCGCCGGCGTCGACCTCGGCTACCCGCCGTTCGGCGGGACCGACAAGGGGGTCAACGCCGGCCTCGACGTCGACGTCGCGGCGGCGCTCGCCGAGCGGCTCGGCCTCACGCTGCAACTCGTCTCCGTGACGCCGTCCGATGCCGTCGCCGCGCTGACCTCGGGCACGGTCGACGTCGTCATCGCCGCGCTGCCGGTCGACGGGCCGCTGCTCGCGGACGTGACCTTCGCCGGTTCGTACGTCAGCGACGGTCCGTGCTTCTTCACGGCGGACGAGTCGGCGCCCGGCACGGCCTCGGCCGCCACGTCCGTGGCCCCGGCGGCCGTCGAGACGCTGTCGATCGACGCCCTCGGCGAGCGCGCGGTCGGCGTGCAGAGCGAGACCGCGTCGTACTGGCTGCTCGAGGACGAGCTCGGCCCCGGCGTCGCCATCGTCTTCCCGACGCTGCGCGAGGCGCTGCAGGCGCTCTCGGAGCACCAGCTCGCGGTCGTCGTCGCCGACGGCCTGACCGCGAGCTACATCGCCCGCGACTTCCCGAACGTCCGCTACGCGGGCCAGGCCGCCTCGGCCAAACCGCTGGGCGTCGCGGTCGCCAAGGACGCCACCGGGCTCGAGGAGGCGGTCCGTGAGGCGCTCGACGGACTCGCCGCCGACGGCGTGCTCGACCAGCTCCGCAGCAAGTGGTCGACCCCGCTGCCCGAACTCGAGGTCGAGCGTACCGAGCCGTAG